Proteins from one Salvelinus sp. IW2-2015 linkage group LG9, ASM291031v2, whole genome shotgun sequence genomic window:
- the LOC111968660 gene encoding homeobox protein SIX4 isoform X1: MSSSSGEVTISNDIQKENVKTDRRECIKLLALDTAELSMERATSNTDAVHSELLVSATSSLAFSPEQVACVCEALQQGGNVDRLARFLWSLPQSDLLRGNESILKAQALVAFHQARYQELYSILENHSFSPSNHSSLQDLWYKARYTEAEKARGRPLGAVDKYRLRRKYPLPRTIWDGEETVYCFKERSRNALKDLYKQNRYPSPAEKRNLAKITGLSLTQVSNWFKNRRQRDRNPSEAQSKSESDGNHSTEDESSKGQEELSPLPLSNSSDGAMTHGALPLQTGSLDSGLVIKQIGDIKMPPGSSSGILFNGNLVTSNPSTVFHNGGSSYLQAPSNILFNGLNLGVQPLAFNPQRLSGGVLMGGSGVDMQMQAGQEKGLGSSSVDYASYSGCVNGAEVKLEGVHGMAAQNAGSSVLTFSSSSGALQLGGYSQVHVHSGISDGNGASLLNSNVGLPPLQLPSGSSTSALSQGSASKPRCERDTAEISDGFLLEVKNIQQQYSTIQVNNVAVSSSSEDSYHHQHHQDKLTMAPMHPSTVLYSMGNTGQTSIKKEPLEGGGGGGVYSYHHGLHLDPSGQLSYSSAPLNSEEVPSSQGPTPSSDVTMVSSSSPEPEVYTTLTVSTPLMAQTDPNRHHLQPGEYLRGHNPQPVPSSHLLGPGMNNNYMSVSESKVDASGNGVNEMVRVMCGEMEPGEEKELAKLQTVQMDEDMADL, translated from the exons ATGTCTTCTTCTTCAGGAGAAGTCACAATTTCAAATGACATTCAGAAGGAAAATGTGAAGACGGACAGGCGAGAGTGTATCAAGCTTCTGGCGCTCGATACCGCGGAGTTGTCTATGGAGCGCGCAACTTCGAACACTGATGCGGTCCACAGTGAACTTCTGGTGAGCGCGACCTCTTCCCTGGCATTCTCCCCGGAGCAAGTGGCGTGCGTCTGCGAGGCTCTACAGCAGGGAGGCAATGTGGACCGGCTGGCCAGGTTTTTATGGTCCTTGCCACAGAGTGACCTGCTACGCGGCAACGAAAGCATCCTGAAAGCTCAAGCTCTTGTCGCTTTTCATCAGGCTCGGTACCAGGAGCTCTACAGTATTTTGGAGAACCACAGCTTCAGTCCGTCCAACCACTCTTCGCTCCAAGACCTATGGTACAAGGCACGGTATACCGAGGCAGAGAAAGCGCGTGGGAGACCCCTGGGCGCCGTGGATAAATATCGCCTGCGGAGAAAGTACCCACTCCCCCGGACTATCTGGGACGGGGAAGAGACAGTATACTGCTTCAAAGAGAGGTCCCGCAACGCGCTGAAGGATCTCTACAAGCAGAATAGATACCCATCTCCAGCCGAGAAAAGAAACCTCGCTAAAATCACGGGACTCTCTTTGACGCAGGTCAGCAACTGGTTCAAAAACAGGAGGCAGAGGGACAGAAACCCATCCGAAGCACAATCAAAAAG TGAATCCGATGGCAACCACAGCACAGAGGATGAGTCTAGTAAAGGACAGGAAGAGCTTtctccactccccctctccaATTCATCTGACGGGGCGATGACCCATGGGGCCCTCCCCCTGCAGACAGGGTCTCTGGACAGTGGGTTGGTCATCAAACAGATTGGGGACATCAAGATGCCCCCTGGATCCAGCAGTGGGATTCTCTTTAACGGGAACCTAGTGACCAGTAACCCCTCCACTGTCTTCCATAACGGTGGCTCGTCTTACCTCCAGGCCCCCAGCAACATCCTGTTCAACGGGCTCAACCTGGGTGTCCAGCCCCTGGCCTTCAACCCCCAGCGGCTCTCTGGGGGGGTCTTGATGGGGGGCTCTGGTGTGGACATGCAGATGCAGGCAGGCCAGGAGAAGGGGCTGGGCAGCTCCAGTGTGGACTATGCCTCCTACTCCGGCTGTGTGAACGGGGCAGAGGTGAAACTGGAGGGGGTTCACGGCATGGCAGCTCAAAATGCCGGCTCGTCCGTCCTCACGTTCAGTTCGTCCTCAGGGGCGCTCCAGCTGGGCGGTTACAGTCAGGTCCATGTGCACAGCGGCATATCTGACGGCAACGGGGCATCTCTGCTCAACAGCAATGTAGGTCTTCCTCCTCTGCAGCTCCCCTCTGGCTCCTCCACCTCAGCACTCTCACAAG GGTCAGCTTCAAAACCCAGgtgtgagagagacacagcagagatTTCTGATGGATTTCTGCTGGAAGTTAAGAACATACAGCAACAGTACA GTACAATCCAAGTGAACAATGTAGCAGTCAGTTCTTCCAGTGAGGACTCCTACCACCACCAGCACCATCAGGACAAGCTGACCATGGCCCCCATGCACCCCAGCACGGTGCTGTACAGCATGGGCAACACTGGACAGACCTCCATCAAGAAGGAGCCCCTGGAGGGAGGCGGGGGCGGTGGGGTGTACTCCTACCACCATGGCCTTCACCTGGACCCCAGTGGGCAGCTCAGTTACTCCTCAGCCCCCCTAAACTCAGAGGAGGTCCCCTCTAGCCAGGGTCCCACCCCCTCCTCTGATGTAACCATGGTCAGctcctccagtccagagcctgAGGTCTACACCACCCTTACCGTCAGCACCCCTCTGATGGCCCAAACAGACCCGAACAGACACCACCTCCAGCCTGGGGAGTACCTCAGGGGCCACAACCCACAACCTGTCCCCTCCTCACACCTCCTGGGCCCTGGCATGAACAACAACTACATGTCTGTGTCAGAGAGTAAGGTGGACGCTAGTGGCAATGGGGTGAATGAGATGGTGCGGGTCATGTGTGGGGAGATGGAGCcgggggaggagaaggagctgGCCAAATTACAGACAGTGCAGATGGACGAGGATATGGCTGACCTTTAA
- the LOC111968660 gene encoding homeobox protein SIX4 isoform X2, producing MSSSSGEVTISNDIQKENVKTDRRECIKLLALDTAELSMERATSNTDAVHSELLVSATSSLAFSPEQVACVCEALQQGGNVDRLARFLWSLPQSDLLRGNESILKAQALVAFHQARYQELYSILENHSFSPSNHSSLQDLWYKARYTEAEKARGRPLGAVDKYRLRRKYPLPRTIWDGEETVYCFKERSRNALKDLYKQNRYPSPAEKRNLAKITGLSLTQVSNWFKNRRQRDRNPSEAQSKSESDGNHSTEDESSKGQEELSPLPLSNSSDGAMTHGALPLQTGSLDSGLVIKQIGDIKMPPGSSSGILFNGNLVTSNPSTVFHNGGSSYLQAPSNILFNGLNLGVQPLAFNPQRLSGGVLMGGSGVDMQMQAGQEKGLGSSSVDYASYSGCVNGAEVKLEGVHGMAAQNAGSSVLTFSSSSGALQLGGYSQVHVHSGISDGNGASLLNSNVGLPPLQLPSGSSTSALSQGTIQVNNVAVSSSSEDSYHHQHHQDKLTMAPMHPSTVLYSMGNTGQTSIKKEPLEGGGGGGVYSYHHGLHLDPSGQLSYSSAPLNSEEVPSSQGPTPSSDVTMVSSSSPEPEVYTTLTVSTPLMAQTDPNRHHLQPGEYLRGHNPQPVPSSHLLGPGMNNNYMSVSESKVDASGNGVNEMVRVMCGEMEPGEEKELAKLQTVQMDEDMADL from the exons ATGTCTTCTTCTTCAGGAGAAGTCACAATTTCAAATGACATTCAGAAGGAAAATGTGAAGACGGACAGGCGAGAGTGTATCAAGCTTCTGGCGCTCGATACCGCGGAGTTGTCTATGGAGCGCGCAACTTCGAACACTGATGCGGTCCACAGTGAACTTCTGGTGAGCGCGACCTCTTCCCTGGCATTCTCCCCGGAGCAAGTGGCGTGCGTCTGCGAGGCTCTACAGCAGGGAGGCAATGTGGACCGGCTGGCCAGGTTTTTATGGTCCTTGCCACAGAGTGACCTGCTACGCGGCAACGAAAGCATCCTGAAAGCTCAAGCTCTTGTCGCTTTTCATCAGGCTCGGTACCAGGAGCTCTACAGTATTTTGGAGAACCACAGCTTCAGTCCGTCCAACCACTCTTCGCTCCAAGACCTATGGTACAAGGCACGGTATACCGAGGCAGAGAAAGCGCGTGGGAGACCCCTGGGCGCCGTGGATAAATATCGCCTGCGGAGAAAGTACCCACTCCCCCGGACTATCTGGGACGGGGAAGAGACAGTATACTGCTTCAAAGAGAGGTCCCGCAACGCGCTGAAGGATCTCTACAAGCAGAATAGATACCCATCTCCAGCCGAGAAAAGAAACCTCGCTAAAATCACGGGACTCTCTTTGACGCAGGTCAGCAACTGGTTCAAAAACAGGAGGCAGAGGGACAGAAACCCATCCGAAGCACAATCAAAAAG TGAATCCGATGGCAACCACAGCACAGAGGATGAGTCTAGTAAAGGACAGGAAGAGCTTtctccactccccctctccaATTCATCTGACGGGGCGATGACCCATGGGGCCCTCCCCCTGCAGACAGGGTCTCTGGACAGTGGGTTGGTCATCAAACAGATTGGGGACATCAAGATGCCCCCTGGATCCAGCAGTGGGATTCTCTTTAACGGGAACCTAGTGACCAGTAACCCCTCCACTGTCTTCCATAACGGTGGCTCGTCTTACCTCCAGGCCCCCAGCAACATCCTGTTCAACGGGCTCAACCTGGGTGTCCAGCCCCTGGCCTTCAACCCCCAGCGGCTCTCTGGGGGGGTCTTGATGGGGGGCTCTGGTGTGGACATGCAGATGCAGGCAGGCCAGGAGAAGGGGCTGGGCAGCTCCAGTGTGGACTATGCCTCCTACTCCGGCTGTGTGAACGGGGCAGAGGTGAAACTGGAGGGGGTTCACGGCATGGCAGCTCAAAATGCCGGCTCGTCCGTCCTCACGTTCAGTTCGTCCTCAGGGGCGCTCCAGCTGGGCGGTTACAGTCAGGTCCATGTGCACAGCGGCATATCTGACGGCAACGGGGCATCTCTGCTCAACAGCAATGTAGGTCTTCCTCCTCTGCAGCTCCCCTCTGGCTCCTCCACCTCAGCACTCTCACAAG GTACAATCCAAGTGAACAATGTAGCAGTCAGTTCTTCCAGTGAGGACTCCTACCACCACCAGCACCATCAGGACAAGCTGACCATGGCCCCCATGCACCCCAGCACGGTGCTGTACAGCATGGGCAACACTGGACAGACCTCCATCAAGAAGGAGCCCCTGGAGGGAGGCGGGGGCGGTGGGGTGTACTCCTACCACCATGGCCTTCACCTGGACCCCAGTGGGCAGCTCAGTTACTCCTCAGCCCCCCTAAACTCAGAGGAGGTCCCCTCTAGCCAGGGTCCCACCCCCTCCTCTGATGTAACCATGGTCAGctcctccagtccagagcctgAGGTCTACACCACCCTTACCGTCAGCACCCCTCTGATGGCCCAAACAGACCCGAACAGACACCACCTCCAGCCTGGGGAGTACCTCAGGGGCCACAACCCACAACCTGTCCCCTCCTCACACCTCCTGGGCCCTGGCATGAACAACAACTACATGTCTGTGTCAGAGAGTAAGGTGGACGCTAGTGGCAATGGGGTGAATGAGATGGTGCGGGTCATGTGTGGGGAGATGGAGCcgggggaggagaaggagctgGCCAAATTACAGACAGTGCAGATGGACGAGGATATGGCTGACCTTTAA
- the LOC111968665 gene encoding homeobox protein six1b — protein MSILPSFGFTQEQVACVCEVLQQGGNLERLGRFLWSLPACDHLHKNESVLKAKAVVAFHRGNFRELYKILESHQFSPHNHPKLQQLWLKAHYVEAEKLRGRPLGAVGKYRVRRKFPLPRTIWDGEETSYCFKEKSRGVLREWYTHNPYPSPREKRELAEATGLTTTQVSNWFKNRRQRDRAAEAKERENSENNNSGNNKQNQLSPLDGGKSLMSSSEDEFSPPQSPDQNSVLLLQGNMSHPGVSSYPMTGLGGAQPVHGMHGHPHQLQDSLLGPLTSSLVDLGS, from the exons ATGTCAATACTACCTTCGTTTGGGTTTACCCAGGAGCAAGTCGCCTGCGTCTGCGAGGTCCTGCAACAAGGAGGTAACCTGGAGAGGCTCGGTCgttttctctggtctctcccaGCTTGTGACCACCTCCACAAGAATGAAAGTGTACTGAAAGCAAAGGCGGTGGTGGCCTTCCACCGAGGGAACTTCAGAGAGCTCTATAAGATCCTGGAGAGCCACCAGTTTTCCCCGCACAACCATCCCAAGCTGCAGCAGCTGTGGCTGAAAGCGCACTACGTGGAGGCGGAGAAATTGCGCGGCCGACCGCTTGGAGCCGTGGGGAAGTATAGGGTAAGAAGGAAATTCCCTTTGCCCCGCACGATCTGGGACGGCGAGGAGACCAGCTATTGCTTTAAGGAGAAGTCCAGGGGTGTTCTTAGAGAGTGGTACACGCATAACCCATATCCCTCCCCGCGAGAGAAAAGGGAGCTGGCCGAGGCCACGGGACTGACCACTACGCAGGTCAGCAACTGGTTCAAAAACAGACGCCAGAGAGACAGAGCCGCAGAAGCTAAAGAAAG AGAAAACAGCGAAAACAACAACTCCGGCAACAACAAACAGAACCAGCTGTCTCCCCTCGATGGCGGCAAGTCGCTCATGTCCAGCTCGGAAGATGAGTTCtctccaccacaaagccctgatcaGAACTCTGTGCTTTTGCTCCAGGGAAATATGAGTCACCCCGGCGTCTCCTCTTACCCTATGACGGGTCTCGGTGGCGCACAGCCGGTGCATGGAATGCACGGACACCCGCACCAACTCCAAGACTCGTTGCTGGGACCTCTAACATCGAGCCTTGTGGATCTAGGCTCCTAA